In a single window of the Leptospira sanjuanensis genome:
- the proC gene encoding pyrroline-5-carboxylate reductase, producing MKHTIGIAGCGNMGGAIYLSLKKRYPTQVLGYDPYMTSNQKIELVSSWEEFSAKSDVMIVCVKPGKVTELLGQIKSPKKIISVAAGIGTETLRKHLPNGSQVVRVMPNLPLLVSEGAIGYFGDKDLYETVTEIFQSLGHSVELGSESLLDAVTGLSGSGPAFVFKFIQALAEGGVLSGLGYQEALDLSIQTVIGSAELLRKERKKDPSAHPEVWKNKVTSPGGTTIAGLAELEKNGFTDSILQAVKAATKRSQELGG from the coding sequence ATGAAACATACGATCGGCATTGCAGGCTGCGGAAATATGGGAGGAGCGATTTATCTCTCCCTCAAAAAACGTTATCCGACACAGGTTTTGGGTTACGACCCCTACATGACCTCGAATCAAAAAATCGAACTCGTTTCTTCTTGGGAAGAATTCTCCGCAAAGTCCGACGTGATGATTGTCTGTGTAAAACCCGGCAAGGTCACGGAGTTACTCGGACAAATCAAATCGCCCAAAAAAATCATCTCCGTCGCCGCGGGAATCGGAACGGAAACGCTTCGAAAACATCTTCCGAACGGATCGCAAGTCGTACGCGTTATGCCGAATCTTCCTTTGCTCGTATCGGAAGGTGCGATCGGTTACTTTGGCGATAAGGATTTGTATGAAACCGTAACCGAAATCTTTCAATCCCTCGGTCATTCGGTGGAACTGGGTTCCGAATCTTTACTCGATGCGGTTACGGGATTATCCGGTTCGGGACCGGCGTTCGTTTTTAAATTCATTCAAGCGTTAGCCGAAGGCGGAGTTCTTTCCGGACTGGGTTATCAAGAGGCTTTGGATCTCAGCATTCAAACCGTGATCGGTTCTGCGGAACTTCTTCGCAAAGAAAGAAAAAAAGATCCTTCCGCTCATCCGGAAGTTTGGAAGAATAAGGTGACTTCTCCCGGAGGGACGACGATTGCCGGGCTTGCGGAGTTGGAAAAGAACGGATTTACGGATTCGATTCTGCAAGCAGTCAAAGCGGCCACCAAACGTTCTCAAGAGTTAGGCGGTTGA
- a CDS encoding YggS family pyridoxal phosphate-dependent enzyme has translation MGIAERYQEINEEIRNLRPENPPVLIAVSKFQPLSKVKEAVAGGVLHFGENRIQEGLEKFSEWIQEKNSPLVLHHIGPVQSGTLRKLFAGYSYAHGVGAISTVRELLARADKEQKPIRYFLQANLTQEDTKHGFEKKELIETLMKKENLSNAFCKLEGMMVMGPSDGDPIRTRQVFRELAEIRKEYMPEGKLSMGMSGDYKIAIEEGSDFVRIGSAIFGERN, from the coding sequence ATGGGGATCGCAGAACGTTATCAGGAAATCAACGAAGAGATACGAAATCTGAGACCGGAAAATCCTCCCGTCCTCATCGCGGTTTCCAAATTCCAACCGCTTTCCAAAGTGAAAGAAGCGGTCGCGGGCGGTGTTCTTCATTTCGGAGAAAACCGAATCCAGGAAGGACTCGAAAAATTTTCAGAATGGATCCAAGAAAAGAATTCCCCCTTGGTTCTGCATCATATCGGCCCCGTTCAGAGCGGCACCTTACGCAAGTTATTCGCCGGTTATTCGTACGCGCACGGAGTGGGGGCGATTTCGACGGTGCGGGAACTTCTCGCGCGCGCGGATAAGGAACAAAAACCGATCCGTTATTTTTTACAGGCGAACCTGACCCAGGAAGATACGAAACACGGTTTCGAAAAAAAAGAACTGATCGAAACGCTTATGAAAAAAGAAAATTTATCCAATGCGTTTTGTAAACTCGAAGGAATGATGGTGATGGGGCCCTCGGACGGAGATCCGATCCGTACAAGACAAGTCTTTCGCGAACTCGCAGAGATCAGAAAAGAGTATATGCCCGAAGGAAAACTTTCCATGGGTATGTCCGGCGATTATAAGATCGCGATCGAAGAAGGAAGCGACTTCGTCCGAATCGGAAGCGCTATTTTTGGAGAAAGGAACTGA
- a CDS encoding flagellar filament outer layer protein FlaA, which translates to MGVCLAIEFAAPLSSAPVKRDEDEISRVLILEKILADWKQYNLFLVDAFDGARPWEIYRGVSFLNEIRFNSQIPSNQAFLKERESYPSLSPANDYRSMMVQTFFENPKHAHLEIRPKEKIRLPIGRPTRIFFWMYASSQNARLELVLHQHKSKEIVIDLGDLAFDGWKRIEKKLEIPGRNIWLNRSLRYPFEIAELRLIPGPFQQKGEFVFYLDRMGILVDTRDEAYPGAEIKDNWGTGF; encoded by the coding sequence TTGGGGGTTTGTCTGGCGATCGAGTTCGCGGCGCCGCTTTCCTCCGCGCCGGTCAAACGCGACGAAGACGAAATCAGCCGGGTTTTGATTTTAGAAAAGATACTCGCGGATTGGAAACAATACAATCTTTTTCTCGTGGATGCTTTCGACGGCGCGAGGCCTTGGGAAATTTACAGAGGGGTTTCGTTTTTAAACGAGATCCGTTTTAATTCTCAGATTCCGTCCAACCAAGCGTTTCTCAAAGAAAGAGAATCCTACCCTTCTCTTTCTCCCGCGAACGATTATCGTTCGATGATGGTGCAGACCTTTTTCGAAAACCCGAAACACGCCCATCTCGAAATCCGTCCGAAAGAAAAGATCCGTCTTCCGATCGGAAGGCCCACGAGAATCTTCTTTTGGATGTATGCTTCTTCCCAAAACGCGAGACTGGAACTCGTTCTGCATCAGCACAAGTCTAAGGAAATCGTAATCGATCTGGGTGATTTGGCCTTTGACGGTTGGAAACGAATCGAAAAAAAATTGGAAATTCCCGGAAGAAACATTTGGTTAAACCGAAGTCTCCGTTATCCGTTCGAGATCGCGGAGCTTCGTCTGATCCCCGGGCCGTTTCAGCAAAAGGGAGAATTCGTTTTTTATCTGGATCGTATGGGAATCCTCGTGGATACGAGAGACGAGGCCTATCCCGGCGCGGAAATCAAAGATAATTGGGGTACTGGTTTCTGA
- a CDS encoding HAD-IA family hydrolase, whose product MSGVLFAFDLMDTLIKDPFHSALYKILPSESREKFIQGREREAFVEFEKGRIEEEEFFERFYLPEYRNGDLPDPKEIKALMFNKVRLIGETVKIVKLLKANGNKLVLASNYSVWYKEFHKFPEMQELFSHFDQLYFSCELGTRKPAEEYFQWIQTDFSDMRYVLIDDNATNVEAAGYMGWDTFQFNPKTPTELTEFFRNQYPNYL is encoded by the coding sequence ATGAGCGGAGTTTTATTTGCTTTTGATCTGATGGACACCCTAATCAAGGATCCCTTTCATTCTGCACTTTATAAAATACTTCCTAGCGAATCGAGAGAAAAATTCATCCAGGGAAGGGAAAGAGAAGCTTTCGTGGAATTCGAAAAGGGACGGATCGAAGAGGAAGAATTTTTCGAACGATTCTATCTGCCCGAATATAGAAACGGGGATTTGCCTGATCCGAAAGAAATCAAGGCGCTTATGTTCAACAAGGTCCGTTTGATCGGAGAAACCGTTAAGATCGTCAAACTTCTCAAGGCGAACGGAAACAAACTCGTACTCGCGAGCAATTACTCGGTATGGTATAAGGAATTTCATAAGTTCCCCGAAATGCAGGAACTCTTTTCCCACTTCGATCAGCTCTACTTTTCCTGCGAACTCGGAACCCGCAAACCTGCAGAAGAATACTTTCAGTGGATTCAAACGGATTTTTCGGATATGCGCTACGTGTTGATCGACGACAATGCGACTAACGTGGAAGCGGCCGGATATATGGGATGGGATACGTTTCAGTTTAATCCGAAGACGCCGACCGAACTCACGGAATTCTTCAGAAACCAGTACCCCAATTATCTTTGA
- a CDS encoding 3-deoxy-D-manno-octulosonic acid transferase, with protein MIFLYQILTIFLLVFLVPFLLLFPSARLFLGKRSADKKRILSKNLDLSGKHTIWLHAASVGELDQCRALALEFRKKDPSSFLIQSVFSESVRDSQLEAFPADETFRLPIDTPFGYDWIFSRFQPKVLVLMAWDTWPNLILSAKRFGAKVVLGSAVIGARKQALMGRLTKAVFRHLDGIYPSHESFYEAFRALVPEYVPVKVLGDTRFDTVLKKIEDNKKEFKRPKNYPYSKIILFASTYEPCEELIASLYGLLREKNPGLLNEFAFWIFPHKTSPDRIVSIEHRLQDAKMEYQTWTSTPYETMTAQTIVFDVLGVLAFAYQAADFAYVGGALHNRVHNVLEPATFGLPLMTGPKISNSPEAMILQKTGGLFIVSSPEDVFQVLNLAESDLETIRKQNREFVQGGRGAAKRLYEEIQGLL; from the coding sequence ATGATTTTTCTTTATCAAATCCTGACGATCTTTCTTCTCGTCTTTCTCGTTCCGTTCCTTCTCTTATTTCCGTCGGCCAGGCTTTTTTTGGGCAAACGTTCGGCGGATAAGAAACGAATTCTTTCCAAAAATTTGGATCTTTCGGGAAAACATACGATCTGGCTGCACGCCGCTTCGGTGGGAGAATTGGATCAGTGCCGCGCTCTTGCTTTGGAATTTCGAAAGAAAGATCCTTCTTCGTTTTTGATCCAATCCGTTTTTTCGGAAAGCGTGCGCGATTCTCAATTGGAAGCGTTTCCCGCAGACGAAACCTTCCGTCTTCCGATCGACACTCCGTTCGGATACGATTGGATTTTTTCCCGATTTCAACCGAAGGTTCTCGTGCTGATGGCCTGGGACACTTGGCCGAATCTGATCTTGTCCGCAAAACGTTTCGGCGCCAAAGTCGTGTTAGGTTCCGCGGTGATCGGCGCGCGCAAACAAGCTTTGATGGGAAGATTGACCAAGGCGGTCTTTCGTCATCTCGACGGAATCTATCCTTCGCACGAATCGTTTTACGAAGCGTTTCGCGCGCTGGTTCCGGAATACGTTCCGGTCAAGGTTTTGGGCGACACAAGATTCGACACGGTATTGAAAAAGATCGAGGACAATAAAAAGGAATTCAAAAGACCGAAGAATTATCCGTATTCGAAAATCATACTATTCGCATCCACCTACGAGCCCTGCGAAGAATTGATCGCCTCTTTATACGGACTTCTGCGGGAAAAAAATCCCGGATTGTTAAACGAATTCGCATTTTGGATTTTTCCCCACAAAACGTCTCCCGATCGGATCGTTTCGATCGAACATCGTCTGCAGGACGCAAAGATGGAATATCAAACCTGGACTTCCACTCCGTATGAGACGATGACCGCGCAGACGATCGTATTCGACGTGTTAGGCGTTCTTGCTTTCGCGTATCAAGCGGCGGACTTCGCGTATGTCGGGGGCGCGCTTCACAATCGTGTGCATAACGTTTTGGAACCGGCCACGTTCGGTTTACCCTTGATGACCGGTCCGAAAATCTCCAATTCTCCCGAGGCGATGATTTTGCAAAAAACAGGAGGCTTGTTTATCGTATCGAGTCCGGAAGACGTATTCCAAGTTTTGAATCTTGCGGAATCGGATTTAGAAACGATTCGAAAACAAAACCGAGAATTCGTTCAGGGCGGACGCGGTGCGGCAAAGAGGTTGTATGAGGAAATCCAGGGATTGTTGTAG